The Terriglobus tenax genome contains a region encoding:
- a CDS encoding EamA family transporter — translation MRSTHHTLTPQRWLILICVMMGAAVGDFLLARGMQQVGAIDVHHLGTLFTAIGNPWVIAGILVLLGFMACNITALSWADVSFVYPATAFGNVITALLSKFFLHEDISKSRWLGISLIVVGVGFVAQGPSRTEHQENAP, via the coding sequence ATGCGATCGACCCATCACACGCTGACCCCGCAACGCTGGCTGATTCTGATATGCGTCATGATGGGCGCCGCAGTCGGTGACTTTCTACTGGCGCGAGGTATGCAGCAGGTGGGCGCGATTGATGTTCACCATCTTGGCACGCTGTTTACCGCCATTGGCAATCCCTGGGTGATCGCAGGAATTCTGGTGCTGCTGGGTTTTATGGCCTGCAACATTACCGCACTGAGCTGGGCAGATGTGAGCTTTGTGTATCCCGCCACGGCCTTCGGCAATGTGATTACGGCTCTGCTCTCAAAGTTCTTCCTACACGAGGACATTTCCAAGTCGCGCTGGCTGGGAATTTCGCTGATCGTGGTTGGAGTGGGTTTTGTCGCGCAGGGTCCATCCCGCACGGAGCATCAGGAGAATGCTCCGTGA
- a CDS encoding EamA family transporter yields MWPSKPQQTTGSDAQEYPLVFSLLSIPSISAESHHLRERVSAHLSAVSLHAWVTIWMVVIFATAGDILIAAAMRKLGDLDDIRAKSGLSGAIKAVVTSPYLGGGICCMAISFFALLYALSTADLSLIAPATASLTYIATSAAARIFLKEHVDKRRWIAAVFVCGGVALLTQ; encoded by the coding sequence TTGTGGCCGTCTAAACCACAACAGACAACAGGCTCTGACGCCCAGGAGTATCCTCTGGTTTTCTCGCTTCTGTCAATTCCCTCAATTTCTGCTGAGTCGCATCACCTGCGCGAACGGGTCAGCGCACACCTGTCCGCCGTTTCGCTGCATGCGTGGGTCACCATCTGGATGGTGGTTATCTTTGCCACGGCCGGTGACATCCTGATTGCCGCAGCCATGCGGAAGCTGGGCGACCTGGATGACATCCGGGCAAAGTCTGGCCTGTCTGGAGCAATCAAGGCCGTGGTGACAAGCCCCTACCTTGGGGGTGGCATCTGCTGCATGGCGATCAGCTTCTTTGCCCTGCTGTATGCCCTGTCTACCGCCGATCTCTCGCTGATTGCGCCAGCAACTGCATCGTTGACCTATATCGCTACGTCGGCTGCCGCACGTATATTTCTCAAAGAGCATGTCGACAAAAGACGTTGGATCGCAGCAGTGTTTGTCTGCGGTGGGGTTGCACTTTTGACACAATAA